The following is a genomic window from Sutcliffiella horikoshii.
GCTTTTGCATGCTCACGGCTCACTTCCCGCATTTTTTCTACCATGTTCTTACGTGTTTCGAGTGGTGTCACTCTCAGCTTGTCCCACGCTTCCGTTGCAGCATCTGTTGCTTCGTCAACGGTTGTGAACACGCCATTTCCCAGCGGAACTTCATTGCTGCCTTGTTTCGACGCAGACGAGGGCTGCTTCCTTTCATCTCCAAGCTGGGCAAGGACTTGCGCAACCATTTCCTTTATGTCGCTTTCCTTAATTTGCATGGTTAATTACCTCCTTTTGAAAAGGTCAGGGATCCGTTTAGCTCTATCTGATCGACAATTCCCACGATGGCGGCGTCGACTGGTACCCCGTTCGTAATTTCCGTCTGTCTCGCTGAGCTTCCGCTTACGATCAGTACCACTTCACCTACGCCAGAGCCAACGGTGTCGATAGCAACAAGGGGCTTGCCTTCTTCTTCGATTGTTGTCATGTCCAGTGGTGTGACGATTAGCAATTTTTTGCCTTTTAGTTTTTCTGCTTTGGTGGTGGCGACGATGGAGCCTGTCACTTTTGCAATAATCATGAGTGTGTTGCCTCCTTTCTAGGAGCATGTTGCTTATTCTTAAACTCTAACCGTTCCTTTTCGCTGCAGGCACTCGCTTTCCGCGGGGCGACCTTGAGCCTCCTCACTTCGTTGCGGGGTCTCAACATTGTCGCTACTCCCCCGCAGGAGTCGAGTGCCTTCCGCTCCAATCCACTGGTCTCTTCAGACTTATGTTTCTTTTTGTATTTGAATCTTCATTTCTCTGGCGATGTCTTTGGCGACTGGGGTGATTTTGCTTTCTTTTGGGACGGTTATGGTTTTTACGTTTTCTCTTGCTGCATGTTCAATGTGTTTTGCCATGATTAGCGGTTGCTTTTCCTTGTATTGCTGATGCTGTTCTTTGGCTGTACGTAAAAGCTGCTTTAATGGGACCCACTTAACTTGGTCTTTTTGGGTGGTGCGCAGGTAAGCTTGTAATTTTTCCTGAACGGAATGTGGTGCAAGGATCTGTTGGTATACCCCAAGCTCGACTTCGTTGTTCGCAATGACGATTGGCTTGCCTAACAGCTGAAATTGTATCGCTGTGTGGGCTGTTCGATCGTCATTCACCATCAATGCAAGCTTTGATACTAATTGAAAAGAAGCGACCGGAAGGATAAGCAGGTCTGTTGAATTCCAGAGCTTCTCTAATTCAGAGTGATCTGCTTGACTCAAAGGCAGAACATCCTCATCCCCCTCCAGTAGTTCCACCCAATCCTTTGATGCTACTAACTTAACTGCAAAGGATTCTTTAATTTCCGTAACCGCTTTCAAAATAAGTCCTGGATTACTAGAGTGATAATTTAAAAGGACGGTGATGGCCGGCTTTTTCTCCTCGTTGTCCTGTTCGGACATGTACGCTTCGACCGCCTGCCTGACAAGCTCTTTAACCTTTTCCTTTACATCCACAGCCACAACCTCCCTTGCTGTCTGGGGAACACTTAATGGCGGTGATTTCGCCAAGCTGGCCGTTCTTTATGTTGGCCGCATTCGCCTCATCTAGATCGATATGCATTTCCAGCCTGTATTTCGGAGAGATTCTGATAAGAACATTGGTGTAAGTGACGCCTCTGGGACCATCGACTTTTATATCGACTATGTCTCCGTCTTTCACGCCAAAATTTTTTCCGTCATCTGGGTGCATATGAATATGACGGGAAGCACAGATCAATCCTTCTTCTAATTTCAGTTGCCCTCTTGGACCCATGAGAATGATAGATTCTGATCCTTCTAACTCTCCAGACTGACGAATTGGCGGCGTGACGCCTAAAGTAAATCCGTCAAAAAGAGAGATTTCCACCTGAGTTTTGCCTCGTGCCGGGCCCAATACCCGCACATTTGGGATTCTCCCCTTTGGACCGATGAGTGTGACCGTTTCTTTTGCGGCAAACTGGTTCGGCTGCGAGAGGTCTTTCAGCTTTTTCAGCTCATAGCCCCGTCCGAAAAGCCGCTCCACATGCTCGGGAGACAAGTGGACATGCCTGTTGGATACGGCAATCGGGACCTGTTTCTTGGCTGTTTGCATCGTGTTTTGAACCACCTCTTGCACCAGCGCCTTTATGGTAGCTCGATCCATGATTTTACCCCTCCCCCATTTCCAACAAAGCTTTTGCTGTATATTGATCGGTGATGAGGACATTGGCATATTTACCGTTAAGTGCCCCCATGATTCCTTCTACCTTTTTGTTTCCGCCTGCAACAAGAATGCTGTATTCTTTTTCAGCGAGATGGGTTAGCTCAATGCCTATCGTCCGTTCATTTAGTGATTGATTGCTGATGTGTCCGTTAATATCGATGAACCGCGAACAAATATCCGCGACTGTTTCGTTCTTCTTTAACGTCTCCACATCACTATCTAAAAAATAACCCGCTCTCATCAAAGTGGATTGTTCTCCAGCTTCCCCTACTGTATAAACAGCGATATTGGCTTTTTTTCCAAGCTCAAGCACCTTGTTAATGTGACGGTCAGCGACGATTGCCTGCTTTACGACTGGATGATCGACAACTGCAGGGACAGGCAGAAAATGTGGTGTAGTATGGAAAGCCGTTGCAAGTCCATTAATAATGTCAGAAGCGTGCGTATTTAATTCCGAGTAACTGACGCCACCATTCAATTGCACGATTTTCACATCATGCACACTTTTAGGATTAAGCTGCTGGGACAGTTGATAGAGTGTCGTGCCCCACGTAATTCCTATCGTATCGCCCGTTTTGACGATGCCATATAAATACTCGGCCGCTGCCTCCCCAACTTTTTGTTTAATATGACTATCTTCATAAGCAGGGACGGAGGCAACCACACAATCTTTCAGTCTAAATCTTTCCCTGAGTTGAGTGGCAAGCCCATTCACATCTTCTGTTGGATCACAAATCTTAATATGTACAACACCATCCTGTTTGGCCTGATCTAAAAGCCGCGATACAGTAGGGCGTGAGACACCAAGCGTTTTGGCAATCTCCTGTTGGCTATAATTAAAGAGATAATACATTTTAGCCACTTCTACTAAACGGGCTATTTTTTCATTTTGCATACTGGTTTCACCCGATTTTCAAATTATGTTCATTGTAGCTGTACAAAATTGCTTAGAATCATGAGGGATCTTGTAGAATAGTAGAGTTATTCTAATAAACTCAGCACTGTAGTGAACACTTGTAAACTTATCTTTGAACATATGTTAATTTAATTATAAACCTAGCAAAGATTCTGTCAATATATTTTATTCTTAATAGTCAGACATGTAAGCGGTTAAGTATTTCTAAGCAAATAAAAAACACGCCCCCATAAAAGAGAGCGTGTAATGAAACTACTACCATTTTATCTTTTTCCAGAATCAAATGGTTCTCCCACCGCTTTTGGTGCTTGAGAAGACTTAGAGAACACAATTAACGCTATTAACGTTACAACGTAAGGGAACACCTTCAAGAATACTGGCGGAATGACAGCTAAAGAAGGAATTACCTGTGAAACGTTCGCAACCGTAGTGGCAAATCCGAAGAACAATGTTGCCGCAAGGATTCCAAGTGGTTTCCACTGTCCGAATATTAAAGAAGCAAGTGCCAAGAATCCAAGTCCGGCAACGGTACCGTTAAATTCTCCACCAGTTGTTACGATGAAAACCGCTCCACCCAGACCAGAGAAAGCCCCTGAGATCATAACACCGATGTAACGCATTTTACTTACACTGATTCCTGCTGCTTCTGCTGCATGTGGATGTTCACCACATGAGCGAAGTCGCAGTCCAAAAGGTGTTTTATAAAGCATGAATGCACTTACTAGTAAAATGGCAAGTACAAGCCATGTGGTTGCGTATGTTCTAGTGAACAGCAAACTGCCAATCACAGGAATATCCGATAAAAATGGAACATTAAAAGGTTTTAATGTGCTGATTTGGATGTTTCCGCTACCTGTAATGTTACGTGCCAAGAACACCGTGATAGCAGCGGCAATCATGTTGATTGCGGTACCACTGATGATCTGGTTTGCATGAAGATTGATACTTGCAAACGCATGAAGAAGGGAGAACAATAATCCCATCACGGTAGCAAGTGCAAGACCGATCCAAATTGCTTTTTGTTGGCCAGGCATCATTTCCTGCATGTTCAAAATGACAAGCGCTCCTGTGAATGCCCCTATTACCATTAATCCTTCTAAACCAATGTTTACAACTCCACTTCGCTCACTGAATAAAGCTCCAAGCGCTGTGATCAAAAGAGGGATAGTGAAGATGATTGCGTACGGTG
Proteins encoded in this region:
- a CDS encoding EutN/CcmL family microcompartment protein, which codes for MIIAKVTGSIVATTKAEKLKGKKLLIVTPLDMTTIEEEGKPLVAIDTVGSGVGEVVLIVSGSSARQTEITNGVPVDAAIVGIVDQIELNGSLTFSKGGN
- a CDS encoding phosphate propanoyltransferase → MDRATIKALVQEVVQNTMQTAKKQVPIAVSNRHVHLSPEHVERLFGRGYELKKLKDLSQPNQFAAKETVTLIGPKGRIPNVRVLGPARGKTQVEISLFDGFTLGVTPPIRQSGELEGSESIILMGPRGQLKLEEGLICASRHIHMHPDDGKNFGVKDGDIVDIKVDGPRGVTYTNVLIRISPKYRLEMHIDLDEANAANIKNGQLGEITAIKCSPDSKGGCGCGCKGKG
- a CDS encoding sugar-binding transcriptional regulator produces the protein MQNEKIARLVEVAKMYYLFNYSQQEIAKTLGVSRPTVSRLLDQAKQDGVVHIKICDPTEDVNGLATQLRERFRLKDCVVASVPAYEDSHIKQKVGEAAAEYLYGIVKTGDTIGITWGTTLYQLSQQLNPKSVHDVKIVQLNGGVSYSELNTHASDIINGLATAFHTTPHFLPVPAVVDHPVVKQAIVADRHINKVLELGKKANIAVYTVGEAGEQSTLMRAGYFLDSDVETLKKNETVADICSRFIDINGHISNQSLNERTIGIELTHLAEKEYSILVAGGNKKVEGIMGALNGKYANVLITDQYTAKALLEMGEG
- a CDS encoding ABC transporter permease: MWTVIQQIAPYAIIFTIPLLITALGALFSERSGVVNIGLEGLMVIGAFTGALVILNMQEMMPGQQKAIWIGLALATVMGLLFSLLHAFASINLHANQIISGTAINMIAAAITVFLARNITGSGNIQISTLKPFNVPFLSDIPVIGSLLFTRTYATTWLVLAILLVSAFMLYKTPFGLRLRSCGEHPHAAEAAGISVSKMRYIGVMISGAFSGLGGAVFIVTTGGEFNGTVAGLGFLALASLIFGQWKPLGILAATLFFGFATTVANVSQVIPSLAVIPPVFLKVFPYVVTLIALIVFSKSSQAPKAVGEPFDSGKR